From the Bacteroidia bacterium genome, one window contains:
- the pyrB gene encoding aspartate carbamoyltransferase, with protein sequence MKLRHLVESQQFTVPLLMELFDRTRMMEKVLARGGTRDYAQYIMGTLFYKPSTRTRFSFEAAMHRLGGRVLSTEHAMEFSSEIEGEKIEDTIRIIGNYCDVIVLRHHEEGGATRAASVSTIPVINAGDGAGGQHPTQALLDLYTIYNECKTLDGLSVALIGALDHGRTARSLAYLLGKFDRTKLYFIAPEEMQIGRDILDYLDKHDVAYELASTTKGILKSMDVVYQTRIDKDRLRKRDIDLSHYNIDSTVLRELKKDAIIMHPLPRSVEIDHAVDDDPRAAYFRQTRNGLTVRMALLTMLLEQE encoded by the coding sequence ATGAAACTCCGCCATCTCGTCGAATCTCAGCAGTTCACCGTGCCTCTGCTGATGGAGTTGTTCGACCGTACGCGCATGATGGAAAAGGTGCTGGCCCGCGGCGGCACCCGCGATTACGCACAGTACATCATGGGGACGCTGTTCTATAAGCCGAGCACGCGTACGCGTTTCTCCTTCGAAGCCGCCATGCACCGTCTCGGCGGCCGTGTGCTCTCCACCGAGCACGCAATGGAGTTCTCCTCCGAAATCGAAGGAGAAAAAATCGAGGATACCATCCGAATCATCGGCAATTATTGCGATGTTATCGTGTTGCGCCACCATGAGGAGGGAGGCGCCACACGCGCGGCAAGCGTGTCCACGATTCCCGTCATCAATGCCGGAGACGGTGCGGGCGGGCAGCACCCCACACAGGCGTTGCTCGATCTCTACACCATTTACAACGAATGCAAAACACTGGACGGTCTGTCCGTCGCGCTCATCGGTGCCCTCGATCACGGGCGCACCGCCCGCTCGCTCGCGTATCTGCTCGGGAAGTTTGACCGTACGAAGCTGTATTTCATCGCTCCCGAGGAAATGCAGATCGGCCGGGACATCCTCGACTATCTCGACAAGCACGACGTCGCGTATGAATTGGCCTCCACCACGAAGGGCATACTGAAAAGCATGGATGTCGTTTATCAGACACGCATCGACAAAGACCGTCTGCGCAAGCGCGATATCGATTTGTCGCATTACAACATCGACAGTACGGTTCTGCGCGAATTGAAAAAGGACGCCATCATCATGCATCCCCTGCCGCGCTCGGTGGAAATTGACCATGCGGTGGACGACGATCCGCGCGCGGCGTATTTCCGCCAGACGCGCAACGGTCTCACCGTTCGCATGGCGCTGCTCACCATGCTTCTCGAACAAGAATAA
- the rocD gene encoding ornithine--oxo-acid transaminase has translation MNTQDYIALEEQYGAHNYHPLDVVVAQAEGAWVTDVEGKRFLDCLAAYSAVNQGHCHPRIMEAFVDQARRVTLTSRAFRNDQLPMLYKKLHEMTGYDMSLPMNSGAEAVETAIKTARRWAYDVKGLPENKAEIIVASGNFHGRTTTIVGFSDDPSSFKGFGPYCTEAFPMHEYGNLDDLKSKITPNTAAIMVEPIQGEGGIVIPPDGYLKGIEQICRENNLLFICDEIQAGLGRSGKLFAHYYEGVRPDIVIIGKALSGGFYPVSAILADKHILGVIKPGEHGSTFGGNPLAAAVAVRALEVIEEEKLIERSAELGEYFAGKLRSMDSPHIVKVRARGLWIGLVLDTKARPYCEALMREGILCKETHVNIIRFAPPLVITKDEIDWALERIENVLKTV, from the coding sequence ATGAACACACAGGATTATATCGCTCTCGAAGAACAATACGGCGCTCACAACTATCATCCCCTGGACGTTGTCGTCGCACAAGCCGAAGGCGCCTGGGTCACCGACGTCGAAGGTAAGCGCTTTCTCGACTGTCTGGCCGCCTATTCCGCGGTGAATCAGGGTCATTGCCACCCGCGCATCATGGAGGCCTTCGTGGATCAAGCGAGGCGCGTCACGCTCACAAGCCGCGCTTTTCGCAACGACCAGTTGCCCATGCTGTATAAGAAGCTGCATGAGATGACCGGTTACGACATGTCCCTGCCGATGAACTCCGGCGCCGAAGCTGTGGAAACAGCCATCAAGACCGCGCGTCGCTGGGCCTATGACGTCAAGGGCCTTCCGGAGAACAAGGCGGAGATCATCGTTGCCTCCGGCAATTTTCACGGCCGCACGACCACCATCGTCGGTTTCTCCGATGATCCGTCGTCGTTCAAGGGCTTCGGACCGTATTGCACCGAAGCCTTCCCGATGCACGAATACGGCAATCTCGACGATCTGAAATCGAAGATCACGCCGAACACTGCGGCCATCATGGTCGAACCGATTCAGGGCGAAGGCGGCATCGTGATTCCGCCCGATGGCTACCTGAAAGGTATCGAGCAAATCTGCCGCGAAAACAACCTCCTGTTCATCTGCGATGAAATTCAGGCGGGTCTCGGTCGCAGCGGTAAGCTCTTCGCGCATTACTACGAAGGTGTTCGGCCAGACATTGTGATTATCGGCAAGGCGCTTTCCGGTGGCTTTTACCCCGTATCCGCCATTCTGGCCGACAAGCATATTCTGGGTGTGATCAAGCCGGGCGAGCATGGTTCAACCTTCGGAGGTAATCCTCTTGCCGCCGCCGTCGCCGTGCGTGCTCTCGAAGTTATCGAGGAGGAAAAACTCATCGAGCGTTCCGCCGAACTCGGCGAATATTTCGCCGGAAAACTCCGCTCCATGGATTCTCCGCATATCGTGAAGGTCCGCGCGCGTGGATTGTGGATCGGCCTCGTACTGGATACGAAGGCACGACCGTACTGCGAAGCACTCATGCGCGAGGGCATTCTCTGCAAGGAGACGCATGTGAACATCATCCGTTTCGCTCCTCCCCTCGTCATCACGAAGGATGAGATAGACTGGGCGCTCGAGCGCATCGAAAACGTACTCAAGACCGTGTAA
- a CDS encoding cyclic 2,3-diphosphoglycerate synthase → MAVTSNRINTLIVGAAGRDFHNFNMVYRDNELYNVVAFTAAQIPDIAGRKYPASLAGKLYPKGIPIHAEADLEKLIVKHNVQEVVFAYSDVTYEHVMSIGSRATAAGAHFKILSAKDTMIVSNKPVISICAVRTGSGKSQTTRKVANILQAMGLKVAAIRHPMPYGDLAKQKVQRFGSIADLKKHNCTIEEMEEYEPHIVNGTIIYAGVDYAAILEQAEKEADIILWDGGNNDMPFYKPDLNIVVADPLRVGNELEYYPSEANLRLADVVIINKIDSADPSEVHELRENIRSVNKTARIVEAASPLIVERGEQILGKRVLVVEDGPTLTHGEMQFGAGTVAALKFGAAELIDPRQWAVGKIKETFEIYPEIGTLLPAMGYGEKQIKDLTTTIDKVPCDLVVVGTPIDLKRVAKFKKPAVRVQYELQEIGEPSLKTILDEFTQKL, encoded by the coding sequence ATGGCAGTAACAAGCAATCGCATCAACACCCTCATCGTCGGCGCCGCCGGACGCGATTTCCATAACTTCAACATGGTGTATCGCGACAACGAGCTGTACAATGTCGTCGCCTTCACCGCAGCCCAGATCCCGGATATCGCGGGCCGCAAATATCCCGCTTCCCTCGCAGGCAAGCTCTATCCGAAAGGGATTCCCATCCACGCCGAGGCCGACCTCGAGAAGTTGATCGTCAAGCACAATGTGCAGGAAGTGGTGTTCGCCTACAGCGACGTCACGTACGAGCATGTGATGAGCATCGGTTCCCGTGCCACCGCGGCCGGCGCGCATTTCAAAATCCTCAGCGCGAAAGACACGATGATCGTGAGCAACAAGCCCGTGATCTCGATCTGTGCCGTACGCACCGGCAGCGGAAAGAGCCAGACCACGCGCAAAGTGGCGAATATTCTCCAGGCCATGGGTCTCAAGGTTGCGGCTATTCGCCACCCCATGCCGTATGGTGACCTCGCCAAGCAGAAGGTACAGCGTTTCGGCTCCATCGCCGATCTCAAGAAGCACAATTGCACCATCGAGGAAATGGAAGAGTATGAACCGCATATCGTCAACGGCACCATTATCTATGCCGGCGTCGACTACGCGGCCATTCTCGAACAGGCGGAGAAGGAAGCCGATATCATTCTGTGGGATGGCGGCAACAACGACATGCCGTTCTACAAGCCGGACCTCAACATCGTCGTCGCCGATCCTCTGCGCGTCGGCAACGAGCTCGAGTACTATCCCTCCGAGGCCAACCTTCGTCTCGCCGATGTGGTCATCATCAACAAGATCGACAGCGCGGATCCTTCCGAGGTGCATGAACTGCGCGAGAACATCCGCAGCGTCAACAAGACGGCGCGCATCGTCGAAGCCGCCTCTCCGCTCATCGTCGAGCGCGGCGAGCAGATCCTCGGCAAGCGCGTGCTGGTCGTCGAAGACGGCCCCACGCTCACCCACGGCGAAATGCAGTTCGGTGCCGGCACTGTGGCCGCGCTGAAATTCGGTGCCGCAGAGCTCATCGATCCCCGTCAGTGGGCCGTCGGAAAGATCAAAGAGACCTTCGAGATCTATCCCGAAATCGGTACCTTGCTCCCCGCCATGGGCTACGGTGAAAAGCAGATCAAGGATCTTACCACCACCATCGACAAGGTGCCCTGCGACCTCGTCGTCGTGGGTACGCCCATTGATCTCAAGCGCGTCGCAAAATTCAAGAAACCCGCGGTGCGCGTCCAGTACGAATTGCAGGAAATCGGCGAGCCCAGTCTCAAGACCATTCTCGACGAGTTCACGCAAAAACTCTGA